The proteins below come from a single Tribolium castaneum strain GA2 chromosome 9, icTriCast1.1, whole genome shotgun sequence genomic window:
- the LOC135267123 gene encoding uncharacterized protein LOC135267123 produces the protein MAIQMTQEQFQQLLLQIQGMAAQAPAPAPAPGAPRANPRHFTQCVARFDGTRSHAAVEEFITAATIFKEVEGIEDAEALAGLPLLLMKEANQWWSGVKNNVDTWDAAMQLIRNAFAPRRPNYRLFLEIFGEPQPEGMPTDRYVTIQRDRLAQMTRHLDEEWQIDVVYGLLRHKIRDKIPRSDIGSFNELLNRARAIEENEKESAAGPVKSQKTNGTTTVKANGGKNRARCSFCRAFGHDVGECRKLKTNTTSGPPSAPNAIVPRVDIRCYGCQRPGVFRRNCPDCNPPTAPVSAPTTDPTGFCAINTSIQPRRRPTVNIEILGITGTALLDTAAGNSVASISLYQHLLRQGCTPRKEKVEATLADGGTRLMEVPTVTTNVKLAGKITKTTFIVLSTSEDTKTLLGADFIEDSGVIIDLKHQQFYFEQNPNEKVAFANDCATPTDEDIRTVFQATKVEFLSPLDPEYIANGYGPPPPDNSSMIPSVITPGGTWNIYQAPGGADYMLQDANEMLMHYDQYHDEYQTDLFATIPYKTEICSLELRPTEGQFLTTTEKHEINRLVKEYRDLFAEFGPPTPYATHRINTGDSLPVAVPPYRLTCEKRKVLQMEIERLLQQGIIEECDSAWASPVVMVPKANGTIRLCVDYRKLNAVTKPDVYPLPRLDDLLHATGKIGCITTLDLQAGYWQIQVEPGDRDKTSFICPFGLYRFTRMPFGLRNAPASFQRLMDKFKTGIPDVPILAYLDDLIIISPDGHTHIRHLRSTFDQLRRFQLRINRNKCLIGCSEVRYLGHRISPSGIAPDEKKVEAIKQIPPPRNLKQLQSFLQTCSWFRRFIDQFASVARPLSELTKKNASWKWGNAQDEAFTTLKEKLTTAPILRAADPTQPFILRTDSSAYALGAALLQGEGPDERPVEYASRLLTSSERNYSTTEREALAIVWAISKFRGYVGENSTTVITDHQPLRWLMSLKTPTGRLARWALQLQPYNLEIEYTPGKANTIADFLSRPATEESSMICTVQIDLPARSDADIRNEQLKDPEVKKILDELMSSNPEIAQPWSSRGYVTNRGVLYRYSQADDYEEAQLVVPHHERLHIMKQHHDSPTGGHYGVDKTYSKIACRYYWPGMRRDVSDYLRTCIASTPFQLRRKMDFHSGRYMH, from the coding sequence ATGGCGATCCAGATGACGCAGGAGCAATTTCAACAATTGCTGCTGCAAATCCAAGGAATGGCGGCACAAGCACCAGCACCTGCACCAGCACCTGGGGCACCTCGCGCTAACCCCAGGCATTTCACACAATGTGTGGCAAGATTCGATGGCACCAGGTCGCACGCAGCAGTTGAGGAATTCATCACAGCGGCCACCATATTCAAAGAAGTGGAAGGCATAGAAGATGCCGAAGCACTTGCAGGTCTTCCTCTGCTTCTGATGAAAGAAGCCAATCAATGGTGGAGTGGTGTAAAGAATAACGTCGACACTTGGGATGCCGCCATGCAGCTAATCCGGAACGCCTTCGCCCCTCGTCGCCCAAACTATCGACTATTTCTGGAAATCTTCGGTGAACCCCAACCAGAAGGAATGCCCACGGACAGATATGTGACGATCCAACGGGACCGCCTCGCACAGATGACACGCCATCTTGACGAAGAATGGCAAATTGACGTTGTGTACGGCCTACTAAGACATAAAATTCGCGACAAAATTCCGCGCAGTGATATTGGATCATTTAACGAACTTTTGAATCGCGCGCGAGCAATCgaagaaaacgaaaaagaaTCGGCCGCGGGCCCGGTAAAATCCCAAAAAACGAATGGGACCACGACCGTTAAAGCAAACGGCGGGAAAAATCGCGCACGGTGTAGTTTCTGTAGAGCATTTGGACATGATGTTGGTGAATGTAGAAAACTAAAGACCAACACCACTTCCGGACCACCTTCTGCACCAAATGCAATAGTGCCGCGAGTGGACATTCGGTGTTACGGATGCCAAAGGCCGGGGGTGTTCCGACGCAATTGTCCGGATTGCAATCCACCTACTGCTCCAGTAAGTGCTCCAACCACGGATCCAACTGGATTCTGTGCAATAAACACAAGCATTCAACCTCGGCGTCGGCCAACGGTTAATATAGAAATCTTGGGCATCACGGGAACCGCATTGTTGGACACCGCCGCCGGCAATAGTGTGGCAAGCATAAGCCTGTATCAACACCTCCTCCGACAAGGTTGTACTCcacgtaaagaaaaagtgGAAGCAACTCTTGCGGATGGTGGAACCCGCCTGATGGAAGTCCCCACTGTAACAACTAATGTAAAGCTGGCAggcaaaatcacaaaaaccaCTTTTATCGTGCTCTCAACCTCAGAGGATACAAAAACTTTGTTGGGAGCCGACTTTATTGAAGACAGTGGAGTGATCATCGACCTAAAGCATCAGCAGTTTTACTTCGAACAAAATCCAAATGAAAAGGTTGCCTTCGCTAACGATTGCGCCACTCCCACCGATGAAGACATTCGTACCGTGTTCCAAGCAACAAAGGTAGAATTTCTGTCACCCTTGGACCCCGAATATATTGCTAATGGATACGGCCCTCCACCACCCGATAATTCAAGTATGATACCGTCCGTAATTACTCCCGGAGGTACGTGGAACATTTATCAAGCTCCCGGTGGCGCCGACTACATGCTACAAGATGCAAACGAGATGCTGATGCATTACGACCAGTATCACGATGAATACCAGACCGATCTATTTGCGACGATCCCTTACAAAACGGAAATTTGTTCATTGGAGCTTCGCCCTACAGAAGGTCAGTTTTTAACCACCACGGAGAAGCATGAAATCAACCGGTTAGTGAAGGAATACAGAGACTTATTTGCGGAATTTGGTCCACCAACCCCATACGCCACCCATCGAATTAATACCGGTGACAGCCTCCCTGTAGCAGTACCTCCATATCGCCTGACATGTGAGAAACGAAAGGTCCTCCAAATGGAAATAGAGCGACTCCTTCAACAGGGTATCATCGAAGAATGTGATAGTGCGTGGGCGTCTCCCGTGGTAATGGTACCCAAAGCCAATGGGACCATTAGGCTATGTGTGGATTACCGTAAACTAAATGCTGTAACAAAACCAGATGTCTATCCACTTCCTAGACTGGACGATCTGTTACACGCAACTGGAAAGATTGGTTGTATTACAACGTTGGACCTACAGGCCGGCTATTGGCAGATCCAGGTGGAACCGGGAGATAGGGATAAAACATCTTTTATCTGCCCTTTTGGACTATATCGCTTCACACGGATGCCATTCGGTCTACGCAATGCACCGGCTTCGTTCCAACGTTTAATGGACAAATTTAAAACCGGCATTCCCGACGTTCCCATACTGGCATACCTGGATGATCTCATTATAATCTCCCCCGATGGTCATACACATATTCGCCACTTGAGAAGTACTTTTGACCAGTTACGACGCTTTCAACTACGCATAAACAGGAACAAGTGCTTGATCGGATGTTCGGAGGTACGATATCTTGGACATCGTATCTCTCCCTCTGGCATCGCCCCAGATGAAAAGAAGGTGGAAGCTATTAAACAAATACCACCTCCACGAAACCTGAAGCAGCTGCAGTCCTTCTTACAAACCTGCTCTTGGTTTCGCCGATTTATTGATCAGTTCGCATCCGTGGCACGTCCACTAAGTGAACTAACCAAAAAGAACGCTTCTTGGAAATGGGGAAACGCACAAGACGAGGcattcaccactttaaaggaAAAGTTGACAACAGCTCCTATATTACGAGCAGCCGATCCAACCCAACCGTTTATCTTACGAACCGATAGCAGTGCTTATGCACTCGGTGCGGCTCTTCTCCAGGGGGAGGGCCCCGACGAGAGACCCGTTGAATACGCTAGCCGCTTGTTAACTTCATCGGAACGCAACTATTCAACCACGGAACGGGAAGCCCTCGCCATCGTATGGGCCATTAGCAAATTCAGAGGATATGTGGGGGAAAACTCAACAACCGTAATCACCGATCATCAACCTCTGCGATGGCTCATGTCGCTAAAAACTCCTACGGGACGGCTTGCTCGATGGGCTCTTCAGCTCCAGCCATACAATCTGGAAATCGAATATACACCGGGAAAAGCAAATACTATTGCCGACTTTTTGTCACGACCAGCAACTGAAGAATCTAGTATGATCTGCACAGTCCAAATTGATTTACCGGCTCGCTCGGACGCCGACATTCGCAACGAACAATTAAAGGACCCAGAAGTAAAGAAGATTCTCGACGAATTAATGTCCTCAAATCCTGAAATCGCTCAGCCCTGGTCTTCTCGTGGATACGTCACGAATCGAGGTGTGTTGTACCGCTACTCCCAAGCCGATGATTATGAAGAGGCCCAACTCGTAGTACCACATCATGAACGTCTCCATATTATGAAACAACACCATGACTCCCCTACCGGCGGCCATTACGGCGTTGACAAAACCTACAGTAAGATTGCCTGCCGCTATTACTGGCCTGGTATGAGAAGAGATGTTTCCGACTACCTGCGCACTTGTATTGCCTCTACCCCCTTCCAATTGCGGAGAAAAATGGATTTTCATAGTGGAAGATACATGCACTAG